One genomic window of Mustela erminea isolate mMusErm1 chromosome 13, mMusErm1.Pri, whole genome shotgun sequence includes the following:
- the PISD gene encoding phosphatidylserine decarboxylase proenzyme, mitochondrial isoform X3: MQVTGNMRNTGSESWRSWGWRFHPNLLVTGRLHFPQLALRRRLGQLSCMSRPALKLRSWPLTVLYYLLPFGALRPLSRVGWRPVSRVALYKSVPTRLLSRAWGRLNQVELPHWLRRPVYSLYIWTFGVNMKEAAVEDLHHYRNLSEFFRRKLKPQARPVCGLHSVISPSDGKILNFGQVKNCEVEQVKGVTYSLESFLGPRTSTDDLSFPPAPPCGSFRNQLVTREGNELYHCVIYLAPGDYHCFHSPTDWTVSHRRHFPGSLMSVNPGMARWIKELFCHNERVVLTGDWKHGFFSLTAVGATNVGSIRIYFDRDLHTNSPRYSKGSYNDFSFVTHTNKEGIPMRKGEHLGEFNLGSTIVLIFEAPKDFNFKLKAGQKIRFGEALGSL, encoded by the exons ATGCAGGTTACCGGCAATATGAGAAATACAGGGAGCGAGAGCTGGAGAAGCTGGGGTTGGAGATTCCACCCAAACTTGCTGGTCACTGGGAG GTTGCACTTCCCCCAGCTGGCTCTGAGGCGGAGGCTGGGACAGCTGAGCTGTATGTCCAGACCTGCCCTGAAACTGCGCTCCTGGCCCCTGACGGTCCTCTACTACCTCCTGCCCTTCGGTGCCCTCAGACCGCTCAGCCGGGTGGGATGGAGGCCCGTGAGCAGG GTGGCCCTGTACAAGTCGGTGCCCACGCGCCTGCTGTCGCGGGCCTGGGGCCGCCTCAACCAGGTGGAGCTGCCGCACTGGCTGCGCCGGCCTGTCTATAGCCTGTACATCTGGACCTTTGGGGTGAACATGAAGGAGGCCGCCGTGGAGGACCTGCACCACTACCGCAACCTTAGCGAGTTCTTCCGGCGCAAGCTGAAGCCGCAGGCCCGGCCTGTCTGTGGCTTGCACAGCGTG ATCAGCCCCTCAGATGGGAAGATCCTGAACTTCGGGCAGGTGAAGAACTGCGAGGTGGAGCAGGTGAAGGGGGTCACCTACTCGCTGGAGTCGTTCCTGGGTCCACGTACTTCCACAGATGATCTGTCCTTTCCACCAG CGCCCCCCTGCGGCTCCTTCAGGAACCAGCTGGTCACTAGAGAAGGGAATGAGCTCTACCACTGTGTCATCTACCTGGCCCCCGGGGACTACCACTGCTTCCACTCCCCCACTGACTGGACCGTTTCCCACCGGCGCCATTTCCCAG GTTCCCTGATGTCTGTGAACCCTGGTATGGCCCGCTGGATCAAAGAGCTCTTCTGCCACAACGAGCGGGTGGTCCTCACTGGGGACTGGAAACACGGCTTCTTCTCGCTGACGGCTGTGGGGGCTACCAACGTGGGCTCCATACGCATCTACTTTGACAGG GACCTGCACACGAACAGCCCACGCTACAGCAAGGGCTCCTACAATGACTTCAGCTTCGTGACACACACCAACAAGGAGGGCATCCCTATGCGCAAGGGCGAGCACCTGGGCGAGTTCAACCTGGGCTCCACCATTGTGCTCATCTTTGAGGCCCCCAAGGACTTCAACTTTAAGCTGAAAGCGGGACAGAAGATCCGGTTCGGAGAGGCTCTGGGCTCCCTCTAG
- the PISD gene encoding phosphatidylserine decarboxylase proenzyme, mitochondrial isoform X4 translates to MCQSEARRGPELRAAAKWLHFPQLALRRRLGQLSCMSRPALKLRSWPLTVLYYLLPFGALRPLSRVGWRPVSRVALYKSVPTRLLSRAWGRLNQVELPHWLRRPVYSLYIWTFGVNMKEAAVEDLHHYRNLSEFFRRKLKPQARPVCGLHSVISPSDGKILNFGQVKNCEVEQVKGVTYSLESFLGPRTSTDDLSFPPAPPCGSFRNQLVTREGNELYHCVIYLAPGDYHCFHSPTDWTVSHRRHFPGSLMSVNPGMARWIKELFCHNERVVLTGDWKHGFFSLTAVGATNVGSIRIYFDRDLHTNSPRYSKGSYNDFSFVTHTNKEGIPMRKGEHLGEFNLGSTIVLIFEAPKDFNFKLKAGQKIRFGEALGSL, encoded by the exons ATGTGTCAGTCAGAGGCACGGCGAGGACCTGAGCTCCGAGCAGCAGCGAAATG GTTGCACTTCCCCCAGCTGGCTCTGAGGCGGAGGCTGGGACAGCTGAGCTGTATGTCCAGACCTGCCCTGAAACTGCGCTCCTGGCCCCTGACGGTCCTCTACTACCTCCTGCCCTTCGGTGCCCTCAGACCGCTCAGCCGGGTGGGATGGAGGCCCGTGAGCAGG GTGGCCCTGTACAAGTCGGTGCCCACGCGCCTGCTGTCGCGGGCCTGGGGCCGCCTCAACCAGGTGGAGCTGCCGCACTGGCTGCGCCGGCCTGTCTATAGCCTGTACATCTGGACCTTTGGGGTGAACATGAAGGAGGCCGCCGTGGAGGACCTGCACCACTACCGCAACCTTAGCGAGTTCTTCCGGCGCAAGCTGAAGCCGCAGGCCCGGCCTGTCTGTGGCTTGCACAGCGTG ATCAGCCCCTCAGATGGGAAGATCCTGAACTTCGGGCAGGTGAAGAACTGCGAGGTGGAGCAGGTGAAGGGGGTCACCTACTCGCTGGAGTCGTTCCTGGGTCCACGTACTTCCACAGATGATCTGTCCTTTCCACCAG CGCCCCCCTGCGGCTCCTTCAGGAACCAGCTGGTCACTAGAGAAGGGAATGAGCTCTACCACTGTGTCATCTACCTGGCCCCCGGGGACTACCACTGCTTCCACTCCCCCACTGACTGGACCGTTTCCCACCGGCGCCATTTCCCAG GTTCCCTGATGTCTGTGAACCCTGGTATGGCCCGCTGGATCAAAGAGCTCTTCTGCCACAACGAGCGGGTGGTCCTCACTGGGGACTGGAAACACGGCTTCTTCTCGCTGACGGCTGTGGGGGCTACCAACGTGGGCTCCATACGCATCTACTTTGACAGG GACCTGCACACGAACAGCCCACGCTACAGCAAGGGCTCCTACAATGACTTCAGCTTCGTGACACACACCAACAAGGAGGGCATCCCTATGCGCAAGGGCGAGCACCTGGGCGAGTTCAACCTGGGCTCCACCATTGTGCTCATCTTTGAGGCCCCCAAGGACTTCAACTTTAAGCTGAAAGCGGGACAGAAGATCCGGTTCGGAGAGGCTCTGGGCTCCCTCTAG
- the PISD gene encoding phosphatidylserine decarboxylase proenzyme, mitochondrial isoform X5 — protein MSRPALKLRSWPLTVLYYLLPFGALRPLSRVGWRPVSRVALYKSVPTRLLSRAWGRLNQVELPHWLRRPVYSLYIWTFGVNMKEAAVEDLHHYRNLSEFFRRKLKPQARPVCGLHSVISPSDGKILNFGQVKNCEVEQVKGVTYSLESFLGPRTSTDDLSFPPAPPCGSFRNQLVTREGNELYHCVIYLAPGDYHCFHSPTDWTVSHRRHFPGSLMSVNPGMARWIKELFCHNERVVLTGDWKHGFFSLTAVGATNVGSIRIYFDRDLHTNSPRYSKGSYNDFSFVTHTNKEGIPMRKGEHLGEFNLGSTIVLIFEAPKDFNFKLKAGQKIRFGEALGSL, from the exons ATGTCCAGACCTGCCCTGAAACTGCGCTCCTGGCCCCTGACGGTCCTCTACTACCTCCTGCCCTTCGGTGCCCTCAGACCGCTCAGCCGGGTGGGATGGAGGCCCGTGAGCAGG GTGGCCCTGTACAAGTCGGTGCCCACGCGCCTGCTGTCGCGGGCCTGGGGCCGCCTCAACCAGGTGGAGCTGCCGCACTGGCTGCGCCGGCCTGTCTATAGCCTGTACATCTGGACCTTTGGGGTGAACATGAAGGAGGCCGCCGTGGAGGACCTGCACCACTACCGCAACCTTAGCGAGTTCTTCCGGCGCAAGCTGAAGCCGCAGGCCCGGCCTGTCTGTGGCTTGCACAGCGTG ATCAGCCCCTCAGATGGGAAGATCCTGAACTTCGGGCAGGTGAAGAACTGCGAGGTGGAGCAGGTGAAGGGGGTCACCTACTCGCTGGAGTCGTTCCTGGGTCCACGTACTTCCACAGATGATCTGTCCTTTCCACCAG CGCCCCCCTGCGGCTCCTTCAGGAACCAGCTGGTCACTAGAGAAGGGAATGAGCTCTACCACTGTGTCATCTACCTGGCCCCCGGGGACTACCACTGCTTCCACTCCCCCACTGACTGGACCGTTTCCCACCGGCGCCATTTCCCAG GTTCCCTGATGTCTGTGAACCCTGGTATGGCCCGCTGGATCAAAGAGCTCTTCTGCCACAACGAGCGGGTGGTCCTCACTGGGGACTGGAAACACGGCTTCTTCTCGCTGACGGCTGTGGGGGCTACCAACGTGGGCTCCATACGCATCTACTTTGACAGG GACCTGCACACGAACAGCCCACGCTACAGCAAGGGCTCCTACAATGACTTCAGCTTCGTGACACACACCAACAAGGAGGGCATCCCTATGCGCAAGGGCGAGCACCTGGGCGAGTTCAACCTGGGCTCCACCATTGTGCTCATCTTTGAGGCCCCCAAGGACTTCAACTTTAAGCTGAAAGCGGGACAGAAGATCCGGTTCGGAGAGGCTCTGGGCTCCCTCTAG
- the PISD gene encoding phosphatidylserine decarboxylase proenzyme, mitochondrial isoform X1 gives MVRCCRPRPNPSVPRHNLRKVRVHVQRPRGGGGSRGPGDQPPRLEGPGPGGLSRRARFRLHFPQLALRRRLGQLSCMSRPALKLRSWPLTVLYYLLPFGALRPLSRVGWRPVSRVALYKSVPTRLLSRAWGRLNQVELPHWLRRPVYSLYIWTFGVNMKEAAVEDLHHYRNLSEFFRRKLKPQARPVCGLHSVISPSDGKILNFGQVKNCEVEQVKGVTYSLESFLGPRTSTDDLSFPPAPPCGSFRNQLVTREGNELYHCVIYLAPGDYHCFHSPTDWTVSHRRHFPGSLMSVNPGMARWIKELFCHNERVVLTGDWKHGFFSLTAVGATNVGSIRIYFDRDLHTNSPRYSKGSYNDFSFVTHTNKEGIPMRKGEHLGEFNLGSTIVLIFEAPKDFNFKLKAGQKIRFGEALGSL, from the exons ATGGTGAGATGCTGCCGGCCCCGTCCTAACCCCTCTGTGCCCCGCCACAACCTCCGGAAGGTCAGAGTTCATGTCCAGCGGCCCCGTGGTGGAGGTGGCAGCCGGGGGCCAGGGGATCAGCCCCCGAGGCTGGAGGGGCCCGGCCCGGGGGGCCTGAGTCGGAGAGCCCGCTTCAG GTTGCACTTCCCCCAGCTGGCTCTGAGGCGGAGGCTGGGACAGCTGAGCTGTATGTCCAGACCTGCCCTGAAACTGCGCTCCTGGCCCCTGACGGTCCTCTACTACCTCCTGCCCTTCGGTGCCCTCAGACCGCTCAGCCGGGTGGGATGGAGGCCCGTGAGCAGG GTGGCCCTGTACAAGTCGGTGCCCACGCGCCTGCTGTCGCGGGCCTGGGGCCGCCTCAACCAGGTGGAGCTGCCGCACTGGCTGCGCCGGCCTGTCTATAGCCTGTACATCTGGACCTTTGGGGTGAACATGAAGGAGGCCGCCGTGGAGGACCTGCACCACTACCGCAACCTTAGCGAGTTCTTCCGGCGCAAGCTGAAGCCGCAGGCCCGGCCTGTCTGTGGCTTGCACAGCGTG ATCAGCCCCTCAGATGGGAAGATCCTGAACTTCGGGCAGGTGAAGAACTGCGAGGTGGAGCAGGTGAAGGGGGTCACCTACTCGCTGGAGTCGTTCCTGGGTCCACGTACTTCCACAGATGATCTGTCCTTTCCACCAG CGCCCCCCTGCGGCTCCTTCAGGAACCAGCTGGTCACTAGAGAAGGGAATGAGCTCTACCACTGTGTCATCTACCTGGCCCCCGGGGACTACCACTGCTTCCACTCCCCCACTGACTGGACCGTTTCCCACCGGCGCCATTTCCCAG GTTCCCTGATGTCTGTGAACCCTGGTATGGCCCGCTGGATCAAAGAGCTCTTCTGCCACAACGAGCGGGTGGTCCTCACTGGGGACTGGAAACACGGCTTCTTCTCGCTGACGGCTGTGGGGGCTACCAACGTGGGCTCCATACGCATCTACTTTGACAGG GACCTGCACACGAACAGCCCACGCTACAGCAAGGGCTCCTACAATGACTTCAGCTTCGTGACACACACCAACAAGGAGGGCATCCCTATGCGCAAGGGCGAGCACCTGGGCGAGTTCAACCTGGGCTCCACCATTGTGCTCATCTTTGAGGCCCCCAAGGACTTCAACTTTAAGCTGAAAGCGGGACAGAAGATCCGGTTCGGAGAGGCTCTGGGCTCCCTCTAG
- the PISD gene encoding phosphatidylserine decarboxylase proenzyme, mitochondrial isoform X2, whose product MAASVRSRFLRLLRVVAPWGSSLLHCENTAVSHVLQSLRKLPVRAFYTNARRVHTAPARTLFLLRPLPILLVTGGGYAGYRQYEKYRERELEKLGLEIPPKLAGHWEVALYKSVPTRLLSRAWGRLNQVELPHWLRRPVYSLYIWTFGVNMKEAAVEDLHHYRNLSEFFRRKLKPQARPVCGLHSVISPSDGKILNFGQVKNCEVEQVKGVTYSLESFLGPRTSTDDLSFPPAPPCGSFRNQLVTREGNELYHCVIYLAPGDYHCFHSPTDWTVSHRRHFPGSLMSVNPGMARWIKELFCHNERVVLTGDWKHGFFSLTAVGATNVGSIRIYFDRDLHTNSPRYSKGSYNDFSFVTHTNKEGIPMRKGEHLGEFNLGSTIVLIFEAPKDFNFKLKAGQKIRFGEALGSL is encoded by the exons CCTTCTTCACTGTGAGAACACTGCTGTGAGCCACGTCCTGCAGTCCTTAAGAAAGCTGCCTGTCAGAGCCTTCTATACAA atGCCAGAAGAGTCCACACTGCCCCTGCTCGTACCTTGTTTCTGCTCCGTCCCCTGCCCATTCTGTTGGTGACAGGCGGCGGGTATGCAGGTTACCGGCAATATGAGAAATACAGGGAGCGAGAGCTGGAGAAGCTGGGGTTGGAGATTCCACCCAAACTTGCTGGTCACTGGGAG GTGGCCCTGTACAAGTCGGTGCCCACGCGCCTGCTGTCGCGGGCCTGGGGCCGCCTCAACCAGGTGGAGCTGCCGCACTGGCTGCGCCGGCCTGTCTATAGCCTGTACATCTGGACCTTTGGGGTGAACATGAAGGAGGCCGCCGTGGAGGACCTGCACCACTACCGCAACCTTAGCGAGTTCTTCCGGCGCAAGCTGAAGCCGCAGGCCCGGCCTGTCTGTGGCTTGCACAGCGTG ATCAGCCCCTCAGATGGGAAGATCCTGAACTTCGGGCAGGTGAAGAACTGCGAGGTGGAGCAGGTGAAGGGGGTCACCTACTCGCTGGAGTCGTTCCTGGGTCCACGTACTTCCACAGATGATCTGTCCTTTCCACCAG CGCCCCCCTGCGGCTCCTTCAGGAACCAGCTGGTCACTAGAGAAGGGAATGAGCTCTACCACTGTGTCATCTACCTGGCCCCCGGGGACTACCACTGCTTCCACTCCCCCACTGACTGGACCGTTTCCCACCGGCGCCATTTCCCAG GTTCCCTGATGTCTGTGAACCCTGGTATGGCCCGCTGGATCAAAGAGCTCTTCTGCCACAACGAGCGGGTGGTCCTCACTGGGGACTGGAAACACGGCTTCTTCTCGCTGACGGCTGTGGGGGCTACCAACGTGGGCTCCATACGCATCTACTTTGACAGG GACCTGCACACGAACAGCCCACGCTACAGCAAGGGCTCCTACAATGACTTCAGCTTCGTGACACACACCAACAAGGAGGGCATCCCTATGCGCAAGGGCGAGCACCTGGGCGAGTTCAACCTGGGCTCCACCATTGTGCTCATCTTTGAGGCCCCCAAGGACTTCAACTTTAAGCTGAAAGCGGGACAGAAGATCCGGTTCGGAGAGGCTCTGGGCTCCCTCTAG